The genomic interval AAATTTGTCGAACTGGCCGAAGAAGGCCTCGACGAAGCGGACGAGCTTCTCATAGCGCGCTGATCCCTTCGGGCTGTTGTAGACCCCGAGGACGGTGCCAACCGCGACGGTCTCCACCGCCTCTCCGCCGACAAACTTCGGATAATCAGTCCGTGTCAGGGTCGCGGGGACATAGGCTTCGTTCATCGTGTCCGGGTAGGGCACCGCCACGAAGTGGAAGCGTTCGCCCGGATCGAAACTCGCAATGAATGCCACCGGCTTAGCCGCCACCGACACGACAGCCTCGATCTCTCCGTTGCGCAGCATCTCGAGGGCGGTGGGCTGATCGACGTTGATCCCCTCCACAACGACACCGAGTTCGCGGAACATGGCCCGGCCGCTGTAGTCGGTTCCGCTGCCCTTGACGTCGAAGCTGACCCGCTTGCCGGCGAGGTCGCTCATTGTCCGAACCGAATTAGGGGCGATGACATGCAACTCGTCGTCGAACAGCTTGGAAATGTATTGTATTTGCCGATCAATGTTTTTTAGGCGATTGTCCTGCCGCAGCTGTTGCAGCGTATCGGTGCGAACGAAACCCAGATCAACGCCCTTCAGAAACCGGATGTCATAGGCGTTCTCGCCTGCTCCCTTACCAAGCATCGGCAAGATCCGCAGCTTATCGCCGTCATCCAGCACGAAGGCGAGCTCGGCGCCGACGCGGAAGTAGGTTCCACCGGGCGTGCCGGTCA from Methylobacterium sp. AMS5 carries:
- a CDS encoding TAXI family TRAP transporter solute-binding subunit, with the protein product MSRLALYAAFLGIALMANVPVAGAPGAAPVEAAPATEAALGERMNANTVTVVTGTPGGTYFRVGAELAFVLDDGDKLRILPMLGKGAGENAYDIRFLKGVDLGFVRTDTLQQLRQDNRLKNIDRQIQYISKLFDDELHVIAPNSVRTMSDLAGKRVSFDVKGSGTDYSGRAMFRELGVVVEGINVDQPTALEMLRNGEIEAVVSVAAKPVAFIASFDPGERFHFVAVPYPDTMNEAYVPATLTRTDYPKFVGGEAVETVAVGTVLGVYNSPKGSARYEKLVRFVEAFFGQFDKFLAPQRHPKWREVNFAASVKGWTRFRPAQEWLDRHKEQEAVAQPDLDRFFQSQPERPAGKEEIYQAYLKWRQAR